The genomic interval CGATCTTGCCTTGGCTCAAGCCTTCCATGTAGTTGGCGTACAGCGACAGCTGCTCGCTGACCTTCAGCAGAACGCCCGCCGATGGCGACACCTTTTCTTCGTCGTAGGCCGTGTCACCTTTGACGCCGTCGCTCCAGTCATCGACCTGCACCCGCTGCCAGCGGGCGCCCAAGGTCAGCAGCAGGCGGTCATCGAAAAAGCCAAGGGTATCGGCCAGGGCGACGCCGCTGAACCGGTTCTCGGTATAGACCTTGGGGTCGAGCCGGGTCGGGGTGCCGGGTGTCGGCGTGGCCACCGGGTTGTAGAGGTTGCTGGGCGCCGAGGCATAGCGCGCGCCGCCGTTGGTGAAGTCCATGTAGAAGTACGTGGCGGCCAGGTTCACTTCGTGGCTGACCGGCCCGGTATGGAACCAGTTGCGCACACCGGCCGTGGCGGTACGCACGCTTTCATCGCGGGTGAAATCGCGCGGCTGAACAGTAAAGTCCCCGGCATCGTTGATGATCGAAACGTTGTGGCGCAAGAAGTCATGGTTGCTCTTGCGCGCGCCTACTGCGCCATAAGCCATCAGCGAGTCGCTGATGTCGTACTCGGCATTGACGGCACCGAAGGTGTCATTAGTGCGCGCCTTGCTCCAGGCCTGTGCGTAGTTGTGGTGTACATCATTGGCGCTCGGCACCTTGGCATTGGCACCAATCAGCACACGCTCCTGGGGGGCATCGGTATCACGCTCGGTGTGGCCGATGTCGGTCGATAGGCGCAGCCGCTCGCCGCGAAAATCCAGGCTCAGCACCGCCATGTCCCGCTCGACACGCTGGTGATCCCACTCGGTGTCGCCGGCCTGCTTGACGCCGTTGAAGCGGATACCAAACTGCCCACCCTCGCCAAAGCGGCGGCCGACATCCACCGCACCGCCGGCCTGGCTGCCCGAGGCAAAACTGCCGGTGAACTCAGTAATGGGCGTATCGCCTGCCCGCTTTGGCACCACATTGATACCGCCGCCCACGCTGCCGCGCGGCGAAATACCATTGAGCAACTGGCTCGGCCCCTTGATGATGTCGACCCGGTCGGCCATCTCCATGTCGATCGAGTAGGTCGGCAAGATGCCGAACAGGCCATTGTAGGATACATCGCTGTTGAACAAGCTGAACCCGCGGATCGTGAACTGCTCGAAGCGCCCACCGGCCGGGTTGGTCGCACGCACCGAGGGGTCGCTGGCGATCAGGTCACCCAGGGTACGTGCCTGCTGGTTCTTCACCAGGTCGCTGGTGTAGGTGGTCATGCTGAACGGGGTGTCCATGAAGTCGCGCGAGCCAAGCAGGCCTTGCGACCCTTGGCGGGCGACCTGGCCACCGGCATAAGGTGGCGCGTCGCTGCCACCCACATGGCCACCGACAATGCTGGTCGGGGCGATCTCCAGCGCATCCGACGCTTGCGCCACAGGCACCAGGGTAAACGCCCCGTTACCCACTGGTTGCAGCTGCAGGCCGCTGCCTTGAAGCAGCTGCATGAAGCCCTCGTCAACGCTGTAACTGCCTGACAACCCCCTGCTTTGCCGGCCAGTGACCAGCGCCGGGTCGAGTGAAAGGCTGACCCCGGCGAGGTGGGCGAAACGGGTCAGTGCGGCGCCCAAGGTGCCGGCGGGCACGGTGTAGGTACGCCGCGCGAGGTCGTCGGCCCAGGCTGACGAAGACAACAGGTTGGCACTCAGGCTGATGGCAAAACCCAGGTACATCAACGGACGCGAACGAAGTGACGCCGCACGCGGGCGGCAAGGCAATACGACAGGCATTGAAACAGGCTCCCTTTATTCTCTACTACCGCTAATGACAGGCGGCCTGAAAAAAAGGGACAGCCTTGCAGCATTATTTTTAACGAACGAAAAACCCTGCCCACCGTCCACGGTTAATCCTTGACCGAGGTCATGCCGTGAAGGACGATCAGCCTTCCACAAGCAAGGACGAATACCATGTTACGGATATTGGGCAGAGCGTCTTCGATCAACGTGCGTAAAGTCCTCTGGGCCTGTGCCGAGTTTGATATCCCCTTCGAACGGGAGGACTGGGGCGCAGGCTTCACCGCCACCGACACCCCCGAATTCTTGGCACTTAACCCCAACGCCATGATCCCGGTCATCCAGGATGGCGACTTCACCCTGTGGGAATCCAACTCCATCATCCGTTACCTGGCGACGCGCTATGGCCACGCCTCGGTGTACCCGACCGAGGCAAAAGCCCGGGCAGGTATCGATCAATGGATCGACTGGCAGGCTTCGGACCTCAACAGGTCCTGGAGCTATACCTTCATGTCGCTGGTCAGGCATTCACCCGCCCATCAGGACCCGCAGGCGCTGGCCGCCGGCCGTGCCGAATGGTCTCGCTACATGCAGATTCTTGATCGGCAGCTCGCCGCAACCGGTGCGTATGTGGCTGGCGACATGTTCACCCTGGCTGACATCCCCATCGGCCTTTCGGTCAACCGGTGGTTCGAGACGCCTTTCGAGCATCCTCATTTGCCAGCCGTCAGGGCGTATTACGAACGCTTGAGCAAGCGCCGGGCGTTTTGCCTGCATGGCAGGAACGGCACCCCCTGAGCGCTTGATGCACAGGAGCCTTGCAGCGCGCGCTAGCGTGACTGCAAGAGCTTCGCCAAGACGAACGTCACAACCACGGCCAGCAACACCGCAAGCGAAATCGACAGGACTGCGCCCCATTGCAACAACGTACTTTGCAGGGCCAGGTAGAAGCCCACCACGCCCACCGCGCCAATGGCATTGCCACGCACGATCGCACCCAACTCGTGGCGCCCGCCCTGGACGTGGGCAAATACTGCAAGCGGCCAGGCGATTACCGGGACCGGCGCCAGCATCCCACTGACCACCGGCCCGAGCATCGTTGCACTGGCCGTGATCACCAACAGCAACATGGTGGCGGTCATCATGCGCATCGGGATAACCCAGCGCGGCATCGGCACGTAACGCGCTGAACGGGCTTGGGCCGGTTGCGAGGTGACGACGACGATGGCGACGACCAGTAACAGCGTGGCAACGACAGACAGCGCCACCCAGCCCAGGTGGCTGGTCGCCAAGGCG from Pseudomonas kermanshahensis carries:
- a CDS encoding glutathione S-transferase family protein; the encoded protein is MLRILGRASSINVRKVLWACAEFDIPFEREDWGAGFTATDTPEFLALNPNAMIPVIQDGDFTLWESNSIIRYLATRYGHASVYPTEAKARAGIDQWIDWQASDLNRSWSYTFMSLVRHSPAHQDPQALAAGRAEWSRYMQILDRQLAATGAYVAGDMFTLADIPIGLSVNRWFETPFEHPHLPAVRAYYERLSKRRAFCLHGRNGTP
- a CDS encoding TonB-dependent receptor; this encodes MPVVLPCRPRAASLRSRPLMYLGFAISLSANLLSSSAWADDLARRTYTVPAGTLGAALTRFAHLAGVSLSLDPALVTGRQSRGLSGSYSVDEGFMQLLQGSGLQLQPVGNGAFTLVPVAQASDALEIAPTSIVGGHVGGSDAPPYAGGQVARQGSQGLLGSRDFMDTPFSMTTYTSDLVKNQQARTLGDLIASDPSVRATNPAGGRFEQFTIRGFSLFNSDVSYNGLFGILPTYSIDMEMADRVDIIKGPSQLLNGISPRGSVGGGINVVPKRAGDTPITEFTGSFASGSQAGGAVDVGRRFGEGGQFGIRFNGVKQAGDTEWDHQRVERDMAVLSLDFRGERLRLSTDIGHTERDTDAPQERVLIGANAKVPSANDVHHNYAQAWSKARTNDTFGAVNAEYDISDSLMAYGAVGARKSNHDFLRHNVSIINDAGDFTVQPRDFTRDESVRTATAGVRNWFHTGPVSHEVNLAATYFYMDFTNGGARYASAPSNLYNPVATPTPGTPTRLDPKVYTENRFSGVALADTLGFFDDRLLLTLGARWQRVQVDDWSDGVKGDTAYDEEKVSPSAGVLLKVSEQLSLYANYMEGLSQGKIAPSTSVNEDQIFPPFTSRQVEVGAKYDLGKVGFTASVFRIRQPAYETNATTRVFGPNGKRDNRGVELSVFGEPLEGVRLLGGVMYIDSELTDTVGGAFDGNRAPATPEYNVNVGAEWDVPRVNGLTLTARGIHSSSQYLDQNNSKQIDGWERFDLGARYTFKVDATQVTLRASVENVLDDRYWASAGASDDSEPGLTLSTPRTYLLSATLGF